A DNA window from Procambarus clarkii isolate CNS0578487 chromosome 3, FALCON_Pclarkii_2.0, whole genome shotgun sequence contains the following coding sequences:
- the LOC123759121 gene encoding uncharacterized protein, whose translation MAESENKYIVVEDEEGELSIIHIKWMFSASDGSNVGYWPRENQSSKAKRGEIPDLSKWRRFNISKIYSIDSTWELALKHLKKAEETSNMESDTDTSYHHRAAKYRRMMNGCGWRSRRCLKWAVQTVETQ comes from the exons ATGGCTGAATCTGAAAATAAATACATCGTTGTGGAAGATGAAGAAGGAGAATTGTCAATCATCCATATCAAATGGATGTTTAGTGCATCTGAT GGATCAAACGTGGGCTATTGGCCACGTGAAAACCAATCATCGAAAGCCAAAAGAGGAGAAATACCAGACCTATCAAAATGGAGACGTTTCAACATCAGCAAGATTTATTCCATTGATA GTACTTGGGAACTTGCCCTAAAACACCTTAAAAAGGCAGAAGAAACGTCAAATATGGAAAGTGACACAGACACAAGTTATCACCATAGGGCAGCAAAATACAGAAGGATGATGAATGGATGTGGATGGAG gtcaagacgctgtctcaaatgggcggtgcaaactgtggagacacagtga